The following proteins are encoded in a genomic region of Paenibacillus antri:
- a CDS encoding CheR family methyltransferase, which produces MIARDGAATPGSAVDAVEKVEVELLLEGIYRVYGYDFRQYALGSIRRRARHRMEAERLGTVSALQSLVLRDADAMDRLLQDFSIPVTEMFRDPDVFRELRRRVLPQLARLPSFRIWHAGCATGEEAYSMAIMLREEGLEGRGTIYATDMNEELLERARLGSYPVGRMKQYTSNYLRAEGRQPFSEYYAVDGDDACFDPSLRKHIVFARHNLATDHSFNEFHLILCRNVLIYFNAQLQARALRLFRESMTPGGTLALGMREAVLQRTDWEELDAAHRLYKAV; this is translated from the coding sequence ATGATCGCCCGGGACGGGGCCGCTACCCCCGGATCGGCGGTCGACGCGGTGGAGAAAGTGGAGGTCGAGCTGCTGCTCGAGGGCATCTATCGAGTGTACGGCTACGACTTCCGCCAATACGCGCTCGGCTCCATCCGGAGGCGGGCGAGGCATCGCATGGAAGCGGAGCGGCTCGGGACGGTCTCGGCGCTGCAGTCGCTCGTGCTGCGCGATGCGGACGCGATGGATCGGTTGCTCCAGGATTTCAGCATCCCCGTGACGGAGATGTTCCGCGATCCGGACGTGTTCCGCGAGCTGCGCCGCCGCGTCCTGCCGCAGCTCGCGAGGCTGCCGAGCTTCCGAATCTGGCATGCGGGCTGCGCCACGGGGGAAGAAGCGTATTCGATGGCCATCATGCTGCGGGAGGAAGGCCTCGAAGGACGCGGCACGATCTATGCGACCGACATGAACGAGGAGCTGCTCGAACGGGCGCGCCTCGGCTCGTATCCGGTCGGCCGGATGAAGCAATATACGAGCAATTACTTGCGCGCGGAAGGCCGCCAGCCGTTCTCCGAATATTACGCCGTGGACGGAGACGACGCTTGCTTCGATCCGTCGCTGCGGAAGCATATCGTCTTCGCGAGACATAACTTGGCGACGGATCATTCGTTTAACGAATTTCACTTGATCTTGTGTCGGAACGTCTTGATTTATTTCAATGCGCAGCTGCAAGCCCGCGCGCTGCGGCTGTTCCGCGAAAGCATGACGCCGGGCGGCACGCTGGCGCTGGGCATGAGGGAAGCGGTGCTCCAACGAACCGATTGGGAGGAGCTGGACGCGGCCCACCGATTATATAAGGCTGTATGA